Genomic segment of Mastomys coucha isolate ucsf_1 unplaced genomic scaffold, UCSF_Mcou_1 pScaffold23, whole genome shotgun sequence:
AGCGAGAGTTCTAGATGACTAAAATTCTTCACCTGGTGATGGAAACAAGTGTGTGTGCGGCCATTCTGGCATGCataactctgcctcaaaacaggAAGGATTATCACCTAGAAATTCACCAAGAGAGGGGACAACTCTAAGGTAGCCAGAACGAGTCAGAGTTGGCCATGGTCGCCCTTTCTCCTGCTACACAGAAGAGCCTCCCGGAGCCCCAACTGAGTCAGTGTGGGGCCATGGGCAATACCCAGCGACCCTGCTTCCAAAGATACCCAAGGGGACCGTCACGCGACCCGAGACGCGGGGTCCCAGACGCGCCGATATCAGCTCTCGGGTTAGCACGCCCGGGACCGGCGCCTCCAAGCGGAGCCGCACGGACCCACCCACCTCACGGAATCCGAGCGGCCGCCGACTGGAAAGGACGCGCTAGAGGGCGCCCTGAACGCGAGCTTCCCTCAGCCCAACAGCCGCCAGCCTGGACGCTTTCTCAGCTCCACTCCGCCTCCCCGCGGCTGGGCGAGACGCCTCACCCGCCGCGGAGACCACTGGGACTGGTAGTACGTACGCCCCGCCGCGGAGGCTCACGGGACTCGTAGTGCGCCTCAGCCTGCCGCAGAGGCTCGTGGGACCTGTAGTACGCCCCGCCCCGTCCCGCCCCGCTAGAGCGCCGCTTAGCGGCGCCCTCTTGGGCTTCAGGTCCGGCTTCCGGTGTCGTCGCGCTACGCTGGCACTCGGCCTGTGCGCCGCGGCGACACCTTTGTGGGCGGCGGGGCGGTCGGAGACCCTTCCGGAACCCTCTCGGCCTCCCCGCCCCTGAGCGGGGCAGCGGGCGCCGGCCGGCCGGCGGCCCCGGGGTTGGCGCGCGTGCTGCTGGGTAACGGGCCTGTTCGGCCGGCCCCGGGCCGGCCCCGCTCGGCTCCTCGGTGACCTCCAGGGCCCCTGACTGCGGGAGCCGCGGCGGAAGACATGGGGCTCCCTCGCTGCACCTGTGACGGCCACCTTGACGGGGGAAGCGGTGGCGTCTTCGAGGAAACCGGAAGCCCGTGGTGACCCCTGGCGACCCGGTTTGTTTTCAGCCGGCTTCCAAGCACTGGGGAAGCGAAACCCGGTGGCCTTGGGGACCGCCCTGCGTAGCCAGGGTTCAGGGTGAGTGGATCGCTCGCTCGCTAGCTCGCGCTCGCCGGGACGGTGTAGACAGCCAGCAGGGGCCTGGCGGCTGTCGCCCGGCCAGACGCACGGCGCTTTCCGACCCCGGCGCCCCTCTGCTGTTCAGAGCGGCCCACTCTAGCCTCGCTGCTCCCTGGCGTCCCCCCACAGCCCCGCTTGTACGGGCTGCATTTTAGCCTTCCTGCTCGGGGATTGCTCAAGTTCTGTCCGCGCTCTGACTCGCTGGGAACgctttcagtttttatttcctgCACTGAGGCGGCATTGATATCGGAGAGGGAATGAGGGACGTGGGTAGTGTCGGTGGCGACTGGGAATGACCGTCAGTCTAACTTGAGTGTTTCAGTCCCGTTTTCCGGCTGGGTTGCAAGGTAGGCTAACACTGGTCCTCCTCGCAAGGAACTCGGAATACTCAAAAGTGAGATAAAATACCCATCCATGGAAGCCACTAGAAATCAGAACTACCATTTGATGATCAAAAACATTGACATACTGAGGTTGAAATTGACCTCTACTCCTTAAATACAGAAGAGACCCGCCCCCGTTTGAATTTTAAGTTGGATTGaacaaaatcttaaaacataGTTTCATTTctagttctcaaaaaaaaagttcttcttACCCTGTCCGTAGTGTTCACTCCGTCGTCCTAAATGGGGAATAATTGGAATTATTCGCTGAATGGCTACAGAGTGTTGAATGCCCTAGGTTTGTAAATGGACGTTTTCATGTAAATGCGCATGCTGTCGTGGGAATGTCAGTGGATTAGATGGAAAGCCCTGACCTGTAAGCGTTGAGTTTTCTACTTCCTCACATGAAAGGAGGGAGAGGTTATGTTGcttattcccctccccccttcctgaAGTATAGGGATTGCTTACCCTCCAAGCTGGCTCGGAGTTGGCAACTTATTTGTATGTTTAATTACTTCACCTGTAAATTGAAGAGCGCTTACCCATCTTAGTGCTTTCCCATTGATTTAATGAATTCTTCCAGAAGGGCGTCATTAGTGGACCAGAGCATGCCATGCTTTCTGAGTGAAATAATACGATAAAAAACGAAAGCTGAACAGGTTCGACATAACTTTAATGGCACTTACGTTCTGAATTGAACTTGTTTTTTATTGTAAGGAAATAATTATTAACAACATTTAATGTAGGTGTTTGGTTGCATTGAGATACATTATTTTAGACAAGGAGTAGAAAGAAGGCTGCTCTTGGTACATACTGTACTTGCGTCTTAAGATTGCTTGGCCATAAAAACTGATCTCTTGGCTTATGATAGTCAGTTTAGTCAGGATCATAAAAATGAAAGTTgacaagccgggcgtggtggcgcacgcctttaatcccagcacttgggaggcaggggcaggtggatttctgagttcgaggccagcctggtctacagagtgagctccaggacagccagggctatacagagaaaccctgtctcgaaaaaccaaaaaaaaaaaaaaaaaaaaaatgaaagttgacATTCTTCATATTATATATCTGATATTGTTTTTGGATACATAATGAACTATAAAGCATTTACTACTAAGGCATATAGATTTCAGTGCTGGCATGGTTAAGAAGGGGCACTTCAGAATCCCCATAGGGAAGCAGAAGCCATTCCTGCCCCTAATTAGTTAAAGtgacaaaagaaaaggaataccTTGTTATTTCTTGGTTCTCAGtaagatttattctttttctctactGTTTCTTAACTGCCTGTATGGAGTGGGCTCTTGGATATCCCAGCTTTTCAGAGATAGAAAGCCAATAGGAATCGTAAACAAGACTCGTTTCAGGCAGTGCACAGTCTCTCATGTGCACAGATGTGATTGGACCCACTTTTCTAAGCCTCCGTTTCCTCGCCTGTGCTGTTAATGGTGCCTTTCTTGACAAGTTTAGTGTTAAAATAAGGAATTTAACTTACCAGTTTCTGGCACAactcttgagtttctttttatcTATTCAGGTTTCCATTCTGCATTGGATTAAAAATTTGCCTACACAATATAAGGAGATGCTATCTTAATGATATAATCCAATGCTGTCTTACATAGGTATAAAAATTAAGATCCTAAGAGCTGAAGTGAAGTAGTGTATAGTCAAGGTGACAGATCATAGACTAGAATTTGAGTTTCTGAATTGTAGGCCATTGTACCACAGGCTTGTGCCTTGTCTAGATTCTTACTGGGAACAATTACAGTCACAACATTCATAGTATTTCATAAATAACCTAGATTTGACCTGATCCCTAGGTCCAACTGGCACGCCCCTCTGCAATGTTCCCAGTGCAGGCAGGTAAGGGCTTTCTAATCCTCCACAGGCCCAGACCACACAAACCAACTCTTTCCGTCAATCCTGCTGCTGCCATGGGCAGATCTGTGCTGGGTCCAGACTTTTTTcagaaaagctttcttttttattggtctGCAGTCACTGGAGAGATGCATACTGGGTCACAGTGATAAGAATTAAGAGACTGAATGCTCAACCCTGAATGGGACATTTATATTACTCTCAGCAGAATCAAGGTGCAGAGAACATCATGGCAGAGGTGAAAAGAAATAAGagctgaaggaaggagagaagtgcTCTGGAAAGCCGCCTTCTAATACAAGATGGTCATCACAGTCATGATCTCATAGGagctgttgttctcttacaagactTAACACAAAGTCCCAGTGTGCATGGTATAGAGTCTTCGGGCTTTACCCCATACTCAGGAGTTATTGATGGTGGATAATGATGGGACAGGTAGAATTTGTTACTGAAGAGATGGCCAGTGCTTCAGTTGATGATCCACATGCATGGCACATGGGCAACACAACTGCACTTGGTGGGTTACCCAAAGAAAAAAGGACGTGATGTGTGGGCACGTGAGGAATATGGGGAGAGTCAGATCACAGGtcatatagtatatgtgtatgtatttaaaaagaaactcaagatTATCTAGGTTCATATCCCAAGTTGATCTCTGATTTGCTGGTTTTTAAGCTTTATAAACTGAGTTAATAGTATCCATCtaaaaactagaaataaacaTGTACAAGCAATAGTGGTTGGCACCTGACAAATGATCTAAATGGTATGTATTGAAAATAGCAGAATAATCATTAATTcctagaaaaaaagataaatcttGTGTCAGGagatatttctgttttctagtttATCAATTCCCATCATGTCTGAAAGAGGCTATCTCAGTATTGATTTCAGtgaaaatggaaattataaataattttgattaaTTATGTTTGAACATCTTTTTCTACATATGTCTCTCCATTAGTCATATATACTACCCACCTTATCTGACAAATTGCTCCATTATCGTGCCTGAAATTTTACTGCTCTCAGCAGTAATTGGCAGCATTATTTACTTCAATCCTttctatttactttatatttaatttatactatttattcatttaatctgTACTCTAAGTTATGACATTGtcaaatatgaaatatttgtaCATACAGCTATTGTTgtagcatttaaatatattataccTTACTCTCTAGTACTGTCATGATGACATGATAAACTTGAAATACTTCCTGAACTATTACTATGTTCATGCAAAAGTTAGGTGGTCACCAGTTGATAACATAAAACTAACCTTGCCTATAGATGGTCAAGAACACTAGTTATAATTTGAATTCTGTAAATCATATAATTCTCTTTAGTTCTTTTGCACCTTGATAATAGTTCTCAAGTAAGAATGGGACTCAACATAAATATCTCCTGTTTCAAGTTTGTGTGAACATTGCTCCCTATTTATTATCTGgctgatcagccaatgactgggcaaaAGAGAGACTAGGACAGGATGTCAGCCAgccaggggaggaaggagagaggggaaggtgtCCTGGAGACGTCATGGGAGAACAACCCTGAAGCCCAGAGGGACAGACCAATATTAAAATGCAGGTATCCCTGGGGTTTGGGCCGAGCAGTACCAGATTAGGTTAGAGGATTAGAACAGATCAGTGACTCTGCGCATTGTGCAGTAAAACTTGATTAAATAAACCGAATAGTTTCAGTCTCGTTCATTTAGAAGCTAGCTGGAGATAAAGAAATCCTGccacttttaaaattacttttacagaGAGGGACCCACTTAAGCTTTTCTTTGGAGAATATGTTTACATTGGTTAAATTTTGAAAGTGAATTATAAATCAGTTCCTGCTAGGAgtattaaaaacatcaaaaaatttgagtccattaaattttttttttttggtaggggtGGTGGGGTTCTCTTTTGTAGTGGtagagattaaacccagggcctgcTGTGTGCTAGAAAATGCTCTTCACTGAGTTTCAGCAGCAGTGTAATAATTTCTAGTGACTATATTTTTTATCTATGAGTAGTTATTaacaagtttcttttttgtttgtttgttttttaagacagggtttctctgtgtagccctggctgtcccggaactcactctgtagaccaggatggtctcgaactcagaaatccgtgcctctccctctcaagtgctgggattaaaggtgtgggccaccactgcctggctatgaacAAGTTTCTTAACTGTTACATGTTAGCATTAGCTTGAACCATTTAAATATAGTACCATTTATccagaaaaatcaaagcaaactaTGATACATTTTATCACTGGGTTCCATACTGCAGCTAGCCCTAGACTGGCTGGAATTCACTATAGCCCAAGCAGCCTTGAACTGGTGGCAGTCCTGCCTCAGACTTACAGGTGCAATacttacagatgtgagccacccaCCCATTCTCTAAGGTCTTGATGAATGTAAGACTTTCTAAAGAAAAGTTCATTGTGAGGGGAAAATATTTCTAGTTCTGGTTCTAAAATCAAAGAGCCTCTGCTACACCCTAATCTCACCTGGCTGCATTTATGGCCCAGTTTTCTCCTTTGTAAAAACGGCTTTAATAAGATTTTGTATCTCATAGTATAGCCATGAAGATTTAAATAGATGCTTCCAAGCAGCATGGTGCCAAGTAGTTCATTGGTAACTGTCTGAGCTGATTTTGTGTTGCTGATGTAAAATAGCTATGAAGGGGTGACttatgaagaaaaggaaggccTTTAGGTAACAATCTTAGAAGTTATAAGTCTTAAGATTGGTGCCCCAACTTTGAGCCTCTAGGAAGGGTAAATGGGTGGCCGTCATGGCAGGTCACTGAGGAGTAAACTGTTCCTATCAGAGGTTAGGAAAAGAAGTAGCAGATGCTTCCAATGGCCTGAGGACTTCCCACAATGCCCCACCTCTGAAAAGTACACTTTGGGGACTATAACAGTTGTATTCTTAATAAGTGTTGTGTCTGGGCTGtcttttgattttatagaatAAGGGCCCAAATTGACACCCTCTTCATCATCAGGGATCATCTCACTTGATCTCCAGATCCATCTTTATCTCCTGTCACTcccctcccagctcctctctccACACTTTTTTCATGTCTGTAAAGGTGTTCACATGCTAGAAGTCAGCAGAGTATAAAGGTTTAAGTGGGATAGTCCGCGTGCTCTCTTCACTTGCAAGAGTGAACTGATGTCATTTGGTACCGTCTTTGAAAACCATCCCTCTGGCTCCATGCAGCGGACTAGGGTTTCttacgggggtcccttgttccgcgggacgatgggttctgacCAGGtatgcatgggattcggctttgacaaacagacacTACATGAGTGGTGTaaagtctgagtgtatttctttaaaaatgacatgaggcttttacaatcattgcaaaagagagaaatgaaaactctggcagctcagtagtcgaggtacatctgaggccatctaaaacacactggatctaaaacatcagccatctcctctggactggcgcagcaaCCCTGGGCTCCGAGCACGCTCGGGCTGCAAGGGCCAGGCCGGAGTCCATGGGGGGGTTGGGGGACCGCGGGTGCccgagccaggagggtagaggctcgattCTCGAAGGCTCAccctcttgaatctcaactggtgctgcacccccccacccccccgcccgggcccaagcactctgggcccacaGGGGGCGGGGGAGCTACTGACTGCATAGatcttaagtcctagtccacctaagttctggttctagtctgagtgctaGTCCCAAagctgaatgctctatgctgtctctctttctgtaagctttaatgtcctacccacaatgctggaggcagttagtttggatggcttaacattttaagccagggtttgactaggacattggaacgttggtgaaggtcagagagcaatgtccgaattttctctttttagctgtaaagaaatgatatcttggtgggcccctagcacacaagtatgaggacatatctggcctacctctgagtttgggatgccaggtgacaatgtggaggcaggagactgactgtccttgaagtttacacctcaaataccgccgtcacacaaagtgtgcgtggcagctccatagcattttgtattttttttttcattttacctaTTCAGtatcatgattatttttttctgtagaccTGTCTCTCACACTGGGTaatgaaggttttattttgtatttttgcttaGGATATGATTAATGctaaaaatgaatatgaaaatcaCAATTGAATTAatcaaaactttatttaaaacagaaatgtaaaagcttaggtctttaaaattatttcttgccTTTATAGAGCAGTTTATTAGTATTTGTTTTTAGATGATTTTAGAAGATAATTCAATTCAATAAATTCCATCCATTTGGGGTaggatttttattaaaatcagaCGAGTAGTCTAAGCACTGTCTTTACCTCTCCTAAAATTAGTCTACATTGAAGcactatatattttatagtgtgtgtgtgtgtgtgtgtgtgtgtgtgtgtgtgcacgtgtgtgtgtgtgcgtgtgtgtgtgtgcgtgtgtgtgtgtgtgtgtgtgtgtagtgttcatTGAGGTAAAAAAGTACATGACACTTTTATTTAGCCAGGGATCCAGCCCAGGACCAGATCCAGCCCAGGACCTGATTTCATGCATGGCAAATGTTCTACTGCTGAACCATATTCACAGTCTTATTTCACACTCTCATAGAACTTGATAGTAATTGTTTATGgttttatgtgtttgtctgtattcATTTTCCATTCTTTAGACTATAAAAGTGGTCATTGGCTTTCCCAGTACGTCACTCACAACCTGACCTGGGTAGCTGTGCTTGTCTAGCAATGATGCTGTGCTGCCTCTGAGAGAAAAGCATGTCttttcttcccctgctcactGACCAAGAATGACCTTTGTGCTTTGTCTTCCCCATAGCTGCCATGGACACTCTGGTGGAAGATGACATCTGCATTCTGAACCATGAGAAGGCCCACAGAAGAGAGGTGGTGATGCCGCTCTCAGTGCACCCTGGAGATGAGTCTGTGGCTTCCCATTTCGCACTGGTCACTGCTTACGAAGACATCAAGAAGAGACTTAAGGATTCAGAGAAAGAGAACTCcttcttaaagaaaagaataagggtTTTGGAAGAAAAGGTGGCTCCCCACTCCCCATTTGACTATATTtttgacttaaaaaataattccaaatatttaaaattttaaaaatttctaaacaGTCTTCcaagaataaataagaatttcTAAATTCTTCTCCATTACACTAACTATGCTGCATCAGTCATACCATGTGTTCAGTGATACTATAGAATAGGATTTAACAAAGATGTTTTCCaaaaatgttcttttccttttttttcagaaTGCCTACTGTCATTGCTAtgtactgatttctttcttccttttttattcctttttttttgtttgttttttttgttttattttgttctggttttgtaAGGTGCACAAGCATCTATTTAAAAGCCAGAAGTCAGCCTATGTGCCTCAGGAGCTTTCCACTTTTgccctgaggcagggtctttgACTGGGTCACAGAGCTTACTGATTACACCAGGTGCCTGGCTAGGAAGCCTCAGGGCTCCTCAGTCCCTCTGCCCTGCTACTGGTTACAAGTGCGCAGCAACACACTTGCCtttgaggattgaactcaagctCTGCAATGagcagtttaccaactgagctgtcacCTAATCCtgctatctatctacctatctatctattatagatatttatctatatatctatcgatctatatacatatagatagatagatacacacatatatatatgtaacttgGAATTTTCAAGTCTATACAAAAGAATAAGATACTAGTAAAGGAATCTCCCTGAAGGACACTCTGTGACATTGCTTCACTGTGTTTAACCAGCTCTTCACCGGGACTAGAACCTTTActtctgtattcttttttattttatttttttaataaagtaggAATAATACTTTGAGCTAATAATGACCTGTGTTTTTCTATGCTGAGTGTTGCATCTCTCAATGCTATATAAGGTGATTTAAATGCATTCTAAATCATCAGACTTAATTTTATAAGTTGGAATTTTTCTTAGTTGTCCATTTATGACATTGCAAGATTTTAATTGGTTTATATTTCTTCAATTCAAATTTGTATTTGTATCTTACAAAAACAAGAGCTTCCACAAATGGTAAAAGAAATGAGTTCTTAGCAATCAAAGAGAGGAATTTTCCTATACTTAAAAACTTGAAGATGAGAGTTGGTAGAATTTAATTTGTTGTGTTGTAAAAACAAGGGAAGTCATTTACTAATAATATTAGTTTCTTACTAATTCTGTCTTATAACTAagtatatttgttatatattagaTAAATTACTGAAGGTAACTTTACAAGTAGTTGTTATGctttgaaaattaaatagaaacatgGAATTTAGTACATAAGCTAACATACAAAATCTGTACGTTGTGACCATCAATCCTATTAATTTCAGTTTTTGGAATAATGTAAGGTTTAATGAAGTGACATGTCTATTCCTTAAGAAGTCTGATTTGATGTTTTTCTGATGATAGAAATGTAGATACTGTTGACTTGGAAAACGCCCAGACACATGACAAGACAGTCCTGCTGCATCATAGTGTGGTGACCGAGGTTGTAGAGCAcacagcacagagcacagagctCTGCTGAGCACGAGAGAGGGTTTGCCTTCTCCTGTGCTACTTGTCTTCCTAATAAAGATGGTGTGGCAGTGGGAGAGTCATTTGTACCAAAGAAAAGCTTTACCCTTGCAGTATAGGGATTAGCGTAAGATGTAGAGCCATCTGAAGATGAACTTACTTGGTTCTACACAATACTCACTAAAGATTCTCCCCTAATTCCATACTATTATTAGCTTGTTGGCGCTCGTGCAGATGAAGAAACAAGTTCTGTGGGACGAGAACAAGTGAATAAGGCCTATCATGCATATCGTGAGGTTTGCATTGATAGAGACAATCTGAAGAACAAACTGGAAAAGATAGTAAGTTGGTTTGAAAATagtactttgttttttaattgttttgtctAGCAAGAGGCTTAGAATTAAAATAAGGggtaaataattattaattaaaatatgtatttgtggtatatggaaatttttaataattatattttccactaatatacaaaatacttaaaatttgagGATTTAAATACATAAGCATGTTAAGGACTTAAAGCCATCTCAACATCACTAACTTACTTTGAAAAAAGTTATGACAaggttgttgtttgcttttaataGACGGAGCAGTGATGTcctaagaaacagagagagtcAGAGCTCATTTTCTCTcgtgtttttttaaagttaggaTGAGGGTTATTCAGTATTGACctaaaaaattaagatataagacaaacaaaaagagagatgTCATTGACTTATTTTGCATTTTCCCTCCTTAACTAGAATAAAGACAATTCTGAATCTTTGAAAATGTTGAATGAGCAGCTACAGTCTAAAGAAGTAGAACTTCTGCAGCTAAGAACAGAAGTGGAGACTCAGCAGGGTACGCCGCCTCCTTCTTTATGGACACTCTAAGTGAATAGATCCATCTCTCCATTGTGTGACATCCATGAGTGCCCTATGTCTGTATGATAGAGccttaactttttctttcttctttttttcatacaatatccTGTTAACTTTTCTTTAGCTGAAAATTGTACTCTTCCTATAGAAGATATGATGTTTTTATTCAGGCGTAGTGTGTGATGACGTAGAGGAGAGGCATAAAACATCATCCATACTAAAACTATCACCCACTGGTATCTCCTGATCTATCCTACTAAACTCACTGCCCATCGTTAAACACATTGGTATGGAGTAGCGTCAATAAAcctcttcattttttgtttttttcctgagagtTAATAATGTACAGATGAGCTGCTAAGGTGGAATGAGAATTCTGGGAATGAGAGATAACAGTCTTGCTCTCATTAGTAGTCTTATTCATTAAGCAAAAGTATCGACTATTGAGAAACCTTTGATAGAAAAGGAATGTGAGCCCTTTCCAGGAAAATGGTTGAGACTTTTCGGAGATGGAGAAATGAAGGAGTAAGTGAGAGATAATGTAGGGTCCAGCTGTATTGTTC
This window contains:
- the Azi2 gene encoding 5-azacytidine-induced protein 2 isoform X4 — its product is MDTLVEDDICILNHEKAHRREVVMPLSVHPGDESVASHFALVTAYEDIKKRLKDSEKENSFLKKRIRVLEEKLVGARADEETSSVGREQVNKAYHAYREVCIDRDNLKNKLEKINKDNSESLKMLNEQLQSKEVELLQLRTEVETQQVMRNLNPPSSNWEVEKLSCDLKIHGLEQELELLRKECSDLRTELQKARQTDASQEDILQDRDVIRTSLSREEHAPHQGLPHRFPECILPFYYGLT
- the Azi2 gene encoding 5-azacytidine-induced protein 2 isoform X3 is translated as MDTLVEDDICILNHEKAHRREVVMPLSVHPGDESVASHFALVTAYEDIKKRLKDSEKENSFLKKRIRVLEEKLVGARADEETSSVGREQVNKAYHAYREVCIDRDNLKNKLEKINKDNSESLKMLNEQLQSKEVELLQLRTEVETQQVMRNLNPPSSNWEVEKLSCDLKIHGLEQELELLRKECSDLRTELQKARQTDASQEDILQDRDVIRTSLSREEHAPHQGLPHSDNMQHAYWELKREMSNLHLVTQVQAELLRKLKTSAAVKKGHVI